CGACCTCTTTGATCTTATTAATCGGAATTGCAAAGCCAAGCCCGATCGATCCCGCGCCTTCATTGCTCTGCGCCGTCGAACGAATGACTGAGTTCATTCCGATGACATCACCATTCGCGTTGAGCAGCGGACCGCCGGAGTTTCCGCTCGAGATCGCCGCATCGGTTTGGATCATGTCGCGGTAGTTGCGCCCATTCTCCAAGCCCAGATTTACTCCGGTGTTACTAATCACGCCGACCGTCACCGTTGGTTTATCGTTGATCGAAAACAGTCCGAACGGATTACCCATCGCAATGGCCCATTCGCCGACATCGAGATCGCCCGAGTTGCCAAGCTTCAGATACGGCAAGTTGGATTTGCCTTCGATCTTGAGCAGGGAAATATCATCGTTATGGTCGGTGCCGATAAGCTTTGCATCGTATTCCGAGCCATCGGTTGTGGTCACGATTATTTTGGAGGCATTGCCGGCAACGTGATCGTTCGTCAAGATGTAGCCATCGGCCGAGATGATAAAGCCGGAGCCCAGCGCCTTGACTTCATACTTCTGAGTATGGACACCGCCACGACTTTGGCCCCCATAATCCGGGAAGAATTGCCGGAAAAACGGATCGTTACCGAAGGCGCTGAACGGGTCCCATTCCCGATATTGCTGTTCGTGGATCTCCGTGACATTGATCCCGACGACAGCAGGGCTTGCCTTCGCGACAGCGACTGTGATCGCGTTGCGCCGACCACCACTTACGGACTGATTAATCGAATCGCGGTTCGGTCCATGCTGATCGACGGAATAGACTGGGGTCGCGCCGTTCCGATTGCAGGAGGCAAGCGGCGTCGCAAGTGAAAAAAGGCTGAGAATATGAATGAGTAAGATTTGCATGCGTCTCATATTACCGAATCAGCGGCTCAGAGGCCGCCGAAAAGCAAACGGATTTTATTCGCCTGAGTTTCGCACCCCGATCAGCTCAAGAAACGGCCCGATGTGTCGCGACAGAATGATTAACAGGACCACCGATAGCGAGAGGAAAACCTGCGTACCGTGATCGGAGAGACCGGAAAATGGAAGCGTCGTTCGGCCAAGGAAGTCGGCTGGTAGCCCCAAGACCACTGCCAGCGCCAGGCCGGTTGCCAAAATGGAAGCGAACCGAATATCGGGTTTGATGCGCTTGCCGATCATATACGTCACGCACCAAAGAAAGACCGCACCCGGGTTCACAAGCAGCAGTGCGCCCGTAGCGGTCGCGAGTCCGCGTCCGCCCCGAAAGCCGAGCCAGACCGGATAGCAGTGCCCGAGTATCAGAGCGGGCAGGAGCACAACCAACGGAGCGGACAGGCCGAGCAGTTCGAACACCGCCACGGGAAGAAATCCCTTCAGCATATCGAGTACGAGCACGGTCCTGGCAATGGTTCTCTGGCCTGTGACCTGTAATGTATTCGCTGCGCCGACATTGCCCGTACCGTACTTTCGGATATCCATTCCCGTCCGGCGCTTCGTAACAATGTAAGCGAACGGAATCGAACCGATCATGTAGCCCGTAAGGCCACCGAGTAGTAAAGACTGGGGCGAAAGTACCAAGTCTGTCACGCTGAAGAAACGAGTATTGTATAACGATTTATAGAGAGCCCGGCAATCAGAAAAAGGTAACGGAATCCGCCTGCCACTCGTTACCCGTTACTCACAATCAATGGCTGACGCACGTAAACTCCATCGCTTCGCCACGCTCGATCACGATCGCGAGCGGCGGCAGGGCTTTCCCGAAGTGATTTATTCTGAGGGCAAGACTGCATATGAAGTCGCTGCTATCGCCGAAAGTATTTACGAGCGCAGTGGGCGCATGCTTGCAACCCGCGCAACTCTGGAGCAATTCAACGCAGTAAAAGAGAAGGTGCCAGCGAGCGCATACAACGAGCGCGCGCGAGCAGTCTATGCGTTGCCTGATCCAGCCACGGTTTCCCCGTCACTCCAGGCCGCGACGATCGCCGTGATCGCCGCAGGCACGAGCGATCAGCCAGTAAGCGAAGAAGCGGCAATCACGCTCGAAGTCGCCGGCATCGGGCATGTCGAACGCATCTACGATGTCGGTGTCGCTGGCATTCATCGGCTGCTGGAGCGAACGAATGATTTCGGCAGAGCTCAGACGATTATTGTTTGTGCCGGTATGGAAGGAGCGCTTCCTTCCGTTGTTGGTGGTCTGGTTCGTGTCCCGGTGATTGCGGTACCGACCAGTGTTGGATACGGCGCGAGCTTTGGTGGCGTAGCGGCGCTGCTGGGCATGCTAAACTCATGCGCGTCGGGGATTACGGTCGTGAATATCGATAACGGATTTGGCGCAGCGATGGCTGCCATACGAATCCTCGGGGCGATAACGAACGGAGAATGATGCGGTAATGGGATTGATCGAGGAATATTTGGCGCTTGCGGTGGAGATGGCACAGGAGGCCGGTGATTACGCCAATGCGATCAACCGAAGCGAGTTGCTCATCATGACGAAGTCCAATCCCATGGACCTTGTGACCGAAGTGGACAAGCGGAATGAGGATGTGATCCGCGAAGCGATTCACATGCGCTACCCGGATCACGAATTTCTCGGAGAGGAAAGTGCCGACCTCTCTCCTAAATCCGACCGTAATGATGTCGTTCGATGGATCGTCGATCCAATCGATGGAACGGTGAACTATGCCCATGGACTACCGATCTGGTGTGTCTCGATCGGTGTGGAAGTGAATGGTCGGGTGGAATGCGGTGCGATCTACAATCCGAACCTGCATGAAATGTTCGCCACGCAACGCGGACATGGCGCGTATCTCAATGGCAAGCGGTTACATGTGTCGCAACAAAACAATCCGTCGCAATCGCTGTTCGTGACGGGCTTTCCCTACAATGTGAACGAAGATCCCGAGCACGTGATCGAGCAGTTTGTCGCCTTCCTTCGTCAGGGACTCGTCGTCCGACGGCTGGGCAGTGCGGCGCTGGATCTCGCGAATGTCGCGGCCGGTCGATTCGACGGGTTCTGGGAGGTCGGACTTTCGCCCTGGGATACTTCGGCGGGTCAGCTGATGGTCCGCGAGGCAGGCGGGCGCGTCACACATTACGATGGCAGCGATTACGACATTCATCGCCGGTCCATCGTCGCAACAAGTGGGGTTCATCACGAGAAGATCATGAGTATCCTCAAGAAGGGACAGCACTAGAGACGTAGCACAATCCACTGTTTATAATTACCTATCCACGATAGAAGCGGATGAATATTACTATTGTCGCCACATTGCTCGGAATTGTTGAGGGTCTGACAGAATTCCTGCCGATCTCCTCGACGGGCCACCTCATTATCGCCGATCGCGTGTTCCGATTTCAGGAATTGCTCGCAAGCGCGGATAAGGCTGAGATGTTCGAGATCGTGATCCAACTCGGAGCAGTCCTCGCCGTCGGCTTTCTCTATCGTGCGAGACTGATGTCAACGTTCTCGACGAAGAGCGGCGAATCCCAAGGCGGTCGTCTGCGACTGAATCTGATCATCGCATTTCTGCCGGCTGCGATCATCGGCTTCCTGACACATCACTGGATCAAGACCTATCTCTTCTCACCCCTGACGGTCGGGATCTCGCTCGTGATCGGCGGCATCATTATCATCTGGATCGAACGGCGGACGGTTGAGGAAGACCGGGAAATAACCGTCGATACGATGACCACCAAGGATTCGCTTGTTGTTGGTCTGGCCCAATCTCTCTCGCTCATTCCGGGGACCTCGCGGGCAGCAGCCACGATCATGGGCGGAATGTTGCGCGGCATCAAACGCTCGGCCGCAACAGAATTCTCATTTCTTCTCGCCTTCCCTACGATGGTCGCCGCGAGCCTCTTCGAATTAGTCAAGTACCGTCACTTGCTCACAAAGGATGTGATCGGCATTGTCGCAATCGGATTCATCACGTCGTTTGTCGTTGCGCTTGCTATTGTTGCATGGTTCATCCGCTATGTGCAACGGCATCCGTTCACCGGCTTTGGCGTCTATCGCATTGTCTTTGGGGCGGCCGTAATCGCACTAGCCTTATCAGGCTTTTTGTCCTGAGATTTCTGCCAATAAATGAAAGAGGCGGGGTCATCCCCGCCTCTCGTGCTTCAAGATTGCACTGATCCTCAGCGCGTCAATATGATCCGCCGGGTTGTGATGAACTCGTGCCCAGTCGCGTCGCGGCCATCTGCGCGGACGTAATACGTACCGTCGGCAACGTTCTCAGGATTCCATTGCCAGGGGCCAGCGCCGTGATACGTCGCGATCACGGTTCCCAGCATATCGAGCACCTCATAGGTTGCCGTGGATACACCGGCAAGATCGAGAGATGTTGTACCCCGTGTTGGATTCGGATAGATTCGAAGCTCTGCCCAAGCAGATGTGCTGGTGGCAACGCCGGATGTGCGAATCACTGGTGACTGCCCCTTGACATACACATAGAATGAGGTCAACGCATGATCGATATCAACGACGATCGTATCTCTAAACGTGGTCCCTGATGAATCGCCATAGAAATGCACAATCACGGATATCTTCTTCCCCGGCGTGACCGTATCCGGCGTCGCAGGAAGCGTCTGCGCGATATAGAAGTGACTCGTATTTGTAAGTACGATACTATGGACCAGCAACGAGACACTCGCGTTGTTTACGAACTCGATGCGGTGCGAATACCAACCGGAATCACCCGAGAGATTTACAGTGGCTGTTCCAGTATCATTGAAATTCACTGTTTGTGTATCGTTGGCATAGAGGGCGGAATGTCCGGCAAGGGAAGCGGTCGCCGCCTTGCAATGCGTCGTGTCATTGCTGGTAAAGAGTCCAGTGATTGTAGCGGGGAAGTAGTTCGAAGTCCCTGCGGTGGGAATGAACGCGATCCACAAGCTATCATAATGATGTCCCGCAATTGTATGCGGGAATGTGGAGGAATCGACGCGGTACGCGGCATCTCCGGAGCCGCCAATGTGCAGCGCTGTAAGATTGACCGAAGAATCGAGACGGTTCGAGATATATACGTGGATATAGCTTGTGTCCCCAACTTCGGTGATGCGACTCGTCTGCGGATAGATGTAGTAGCAATCCTGCAAGCTCGAATCCACCGCGTGCGCCGTAACAACTCGCGAGAAGTAGCGCGTTTGGCTATAAGCA
The window above is part of the Bacteroidota bacterium genome. Proteins encoded here:
- the larB gene encoding nickel pincer cofactor biosynthesis protein LarB gives rise to the protein MADARKLHRFATLDHDRERRQGFPEVIYSEGKTAYEVAAIAESIYERSGRMLATRATLEQFNAVKEKVPASAYNERARAVYALPDPATVSPSLQAATIAVIAAGTSDQPVSEEAAITLEVAGIGHVERIYDVGVAGIHRLLERTNDFGRAQTIIVCAGMEGALPSVVGGLVRVPVIAVPTSVGYGASFGGVAALLGMLNSCASGITVVNIDNGFGAAMAAIRILGAITNGE
- a CDS encoding trypsin-like peptidase domain-containing protein — translated: MQILLIHILSLFSLATPLASCNRNGATPVYSVDQHGPNRDSINQSVSGGRRNAITVAVAKASPAVVGINVTEIHEQQYREWDPFSAFGNDPFFRQFFPDYGGQSRGGVHTQKYEVKALGSGFIISADGYILTNDHVAGNASKIIVTTTDGSEYDAKLIGTDHNDDISLLKIEGKSNLPYLKLGNSGDLDVGEWAIAMGNPFGLFSINDKPTVTVGVISNTGVNLGLENGRNYRDMIQTDAAISSGNSGGPLLNANGDVIGMNSVIRSTAQSNEGAGSIGLGFAIPINKIKEVVDRLRSGDKLDRNIDLGKLGMQAQDVTPQIKDYYNLTSDIGVVVMALNRGGIADKAGIQAGDLVVALDKEKIRSTDQLQSALLDHEVGDVVVFHVLRDDRSVAVSVRLPGK
- a CDS encoding glycerol-3-phosphate acyltransferase; this encodes MTDLVLSPQSLLLGGLTGYMIGSIPFAYIVTKRRTGMDIRKYGTGNVGAANTLQVTGQRTIARTVLVLDMLKGFLPVAVFELLGLSAPLVVLLPALILGHCYPVWLGFRGGRGLATATGALLLVNPGAVFLWCVTYMIGKRIKPDIRFASILATGLALAVVLGLPADFLGRTTLPFSGLSDHGTQVFLSLSVVLLIILSRHIGPFLELIGVRNSGE
- a CDS encoding undecaprenyl-diphosphate phosphatase; translated protein: MNITIVATLLGIVEGLTEFLPISSTGHLIIADRVFRFQELLASADKAEMFEIVIQLGAVLAVGFLYRARLMSTFSTKSGESQGGRLRLNLIIAFLPAAIIGFLTHHWIKTYLFSPLTVGISLVIGGIIIIWIERRTVEEDREITVDTMTTKDSLVVGLAQSLSLIPGTSRAAATIMGGMLRGIKRSAATEFSFLLAFPTMVAASLFELVKYRHLLTKDVIGIVAIGFITSFVVALAIVAWFIRYVQRHPFTGFGVYRIVFGAAVIALALSGFLS
- a CDS encoding inositol monophosphatase family protein, coding for MGLIEEYLALAVEMAQEAGDYANAINRSELLIMTKSNPMDLVTEVDKRNEDVIREAIHMRYPDHEFLGEESADLSPKSDRNDVVRWIVDPIDGTVNYAHGLPIWCVSIGVEVNGRVECGAIYNPNLHEMFATQRGHGAYLNGKRLHVSQQNNPSQSLFVTGFPYNVNEDPEHVIEQFVAFLRQGLVVRRLGSAALDLANVAAGRFDGFWEVGLSPWDTSAGQLMVREAGGRVTHYDGSDYDIHRRSIVATSGVHHEKIMSILKKGQH